TACGCTACTTTTAACGGCTCATTGCTCTGTTGCTAAGAGAAATATACATAGTTTAGTGGTTATTAGAATTAAGTGGGACGTGATCGGTGATAAAGTAAGATTGCAAGGCTTACCAGAAATATTCTGAGTATCGAGCGACACTGAGCTGCCTGTAAAGTTGCTCTGGTATCCGCTGCTCGCCTGCGAGCTCGAGTTCAGGATCTGGCTCAATGTCGTCTGTACATAAACACATACGTTTTAAAGAGTATACAAGTAAATTGGGACTTGAGCTGTATTTTTGTATAGTTTTCGAATGAAAGCCTAATTCACCCCCTAGAATTGTTTCTGAACTCTATTGAATCTCCATCTTTATCTCTTTAGaactctttcttttttctttttgattttgACCATATTTTATCAGTAACAAATTACTGATGAAGTTTAAGGTTGTATTTTTCTACTTACAGGTCTGTTATCAGCGGGCATCTGCTGGTAAGGCGTCTGCATCATCATCTGTTGAGGAAGGCCTACGATGTCGGCTCCGTTCGTCATTGCTGCAGATACAATCAAATATAAGATAACATAGCTTATTTGTATATGATGAAAGAAcacaaagaaaatgaaatatgtaataaatactaAGGGTTTTTTGACgattattgtaatgtattttagGTAATACTCACGGTTCCACGAACCACCCTGGTTCTTGTACATGACAGCATTCGGATTGGGCATCAAATTGGGGTAGTGGAACTGTCCGCTCCTGGGCTGAGGAGAAGGCACCATCCAGGAGTTGGGGTATACTGGGGGAGTCAACGCTACCGGTGACAAGGGGCTAGGATACCCACCAGGCGTGGGCGGGTTGTGGCCAAACATTGGCGACAAGCTGGCAAAGTTTGCCAACTCCGAGAGCGGTAGGTTAAACGGCGAACAAGGAGAGTTGGTCATGTTGGCCCCATGTGTTGGCGAGAACGGGTTGAACACGCCAAAGTTGGGCAAGTTGTTCGCGGATATGGAGGGAATGTTGTAGGATTCTGGTATTTCCGCGGTGATGACCGGCTCTTTGTCGCCGAGGAGCTCGCGGCGGGCTTCGTAGATGTCACCTGGATAACGTACAAGAGTTAAGTAGTGatatatacttaattatttgaaaataacggCTTTATCACGTGAACGCAGCGACGACAGACATCATGCTGCGGATGCTGCTATTAAATAAGAGTCTCATTGtgaaacttgaaactagtagagccacAGCATATAGCCAACGAATTCCTTCCCTATATTGCGGAACAGCTTTTCCTAATTGACTCACATAGATTACTTAAGCCGTTATTTTCAATAACTGAACACTGTTCAAAAGAAATAAGTCAAAGATCAGGTTAATAGGTCCAACTCTAGCTACAATATAGGAGTAAGATCTCACCAGCACAGCGCTCGATGCCCTTAACAACGACGGATGTGATCCCCTGCTTGGGCTTGCGTCGTATGTTGATGTACACGTTGTACTTGTGCATCAGTTTGTTGGCCAGCTCGCTCTCAATGCGACACGCCTCGTCCGACACGTCGAATATCACCACCAGTGGGAGACTGCCCTGTTTACATAAACaggaactttgttttttttttttagattttcatgTGAAAGActcatgcttcggtacgaatgggctggctcagCGCTTGAAACAAAGTCGCGTTgtgttttttaatctatttaatttttattaatttttcctcCCTACCcccaaacaaataaatgatcttTAATTTCAACCTTACTCATTACCTAGCATACCTATCTATAGTAGAAATACGTGATCGCAAAAACGACcactatttacgaaaattgcgcggacgtaggacaATGCCATAGCCATGATCTACAATGAAGCAAAAGATCCTAAGTACCTATGAAGCTTGCACTTACTTCTACTCTTCAAAGTTCATAGGTACTtaggattaaataaaaattatcattaCGTACATTCGGAAAAAAAGGAAAACCACATTAATCACCAACTCACCACCAACTGCTGCCTCGCAGCGTAAACATCCTTGATATTCCCTGTAATAGTGACGCAGCTCTTCTTAATCACCGGTATGTTGGGGTCGTCAGCGTCGGGGAACATGATCTGGGTGTTAGTTCCTTTCATGATCACCTTCAGCTGTTCCGCTCCCCTGCCCACAACCACTCCGTGGTGCATCGGAGATATCTCCAACGACATCTGCACTTGGGTTTGACTCTGAAAGAGGGTATATGAAAGATTTGTGGGTACCTACAATGTAAAGTTGTGAAGAGGACattatattgtaaattataGTCCAACCAGGGTACATCAATCGTGGGCACGTCTATCAATGCTCTTCTTTTTCTAAAGTTATGACGAAAAAGGTATTCTGTGTAGTTAAGTAGGTAGAGTTTGTCGATTGTGGTGTTTAAGACACTAGTTTAGAATTGCTTTCAACAACATAGGTCGCTCAGTTGTTCAgcgtaattattattgtttgattgtaataaatagcGAAGTTGAAAAATGCGAAATAGTGGGTACAATGTAAAGTTGTGAAGAGGACAAAATTATAGTCCAATAGGTACTTCAATCGCAGCATCATACTTTAATACTCCTCTCTTTATAAAGTTTTACGCGTTGCTGAAAACTTCATACAGACAAATGCTGATAACTGAAGGTTACGTCATCTGAATGCGTGACTTAAATCATGAAACAGAAGAGGAACGTAACAAAATTGACACGTAACAATTTCTGAATCAACAATGACAATGCCCAATATTTCCCAAACATCCTTATACGTATAATATAGTTTACTCACCGCCAACGGTCCGCACATGTAGTTCATGAGCAGATTGGTCGCCTCCATGGTGGCTTGCACCTCCCACTGCACCCCTTTCACCACCAGCAGATTAGCGTGCAGCTTCGGGCGGTTGCGCAGCATTACCTAAACGAGGAACAAccttgttaacatttttttacgtGATAGGCAGTCAAACGTGCAGacgtcacctaatggtaagcaatcgtcactgACTTTGGACAACCGCAACATCAGTGAAGATACAAGTGAGTTACCGACACTTTGCGGGATTAGATTAGGGATTTGAGGATAGGAGAGATTGTAGAGGGTAGGAAATGGGCCTCCGTAAAGGACGGTGAaaatgatttgtttgtttatttgaacgcgctaatctcaggaacaactggtctgaattgaataattctttttgtgttggatagatATTAGTTATCTCTCACCTGTACATTATACTGGTCCTGTATGTTCTGCACGTAGGGCGAGGTGATGTCGGGCAGCGGCTGTGAGCTTGGCACTATCGGTAGCTCGAAGCAGAATACCAGTGGAGTCAGGGCCTGGCAGGAATATGATAAAGGTAGATTAAAACACCTAAAAATCACGGAATTCACACTTTCTGGTAATGGCATTTTTCCAAACGAGAGTTAAGACAAATTAGATAATGTCTGTTTTATACTTGCAATTGGCAAGAGTCACACAGTAGCTAATGGCCAGTGGCCGTAGTTCATTTTACGAATAATGACATTGAAATTCATCTACTCTACTACTCTTCTACTAACGAGTACGGATTATATAAGTAAAACAAGAATCAGTAAGGTACTCATACTCGCCATCTCGCTACTAATCACTTTTTCAACTTTACATACGTATTGTCTGGCATTTGTGCCAAATATTGTCCATAAACGACCATAACGTGATAAAATGTAGTTATGAGTTGAGAAAATCCATGGCAATGTGGTCTAGACGGAATATATCACTATTTCTACAGGCGCTGCGCATTAATTATGGAGTAAGTTGTCTAGGTCGTATAGCGGAGACTAGATTACGTTACATAATTACAAGTAAATGATTCATTTTGTTGAGTTTAAGTACCAAATAAGTCTAATAGCCtgcataaataaatgaaaacaaagaTATTACATCATTATCACCTACATACTATTAACTATACGATCATCCGATTTACTCATACAGTAGCTCAAATAgatctaatatttatatttcatccAATATTTACTGCTTTTGCTGGTTCGTCATCCTGTTCTTGGGATTTAATGCATCGGACCATACACATAAATCACGTAAAGTGACcaaaattaagatattatttatatagatgatataataaagaaagataTTATTGATACTCACTCGAACTCGTGCTCGTGCCCTCTCGACGCGTTCCATGTCCCCAGCAATGGAGACCTGGTTACTCTTCTCCACTGTGCTGGTGCGGTTCGAGTCCGGGAAGTGAATGTGGCAGCCCGTCTCCTCCATCACGCGTTTGATTGTAAGTCCACCCTGTGGGGAAAAGGTGTTAAAAGATATCATGACGAAAGGTGGAGACAATTTTAGCAGTCTGGGACATAGTTGCGCTGAAGTCTGTCTGGACCCTACCCTTCGTTTAATACAGCGgctaactgccatactcatagacatttaatgattacttaaactgtcacttagtgacgattttgttccgaaaacacctgctaaggaatgggttaagtaagcattaagtgactctgagtgtggcagttactGTTACAATTTAGATGTCTAAACATCTAGACATGTTTTGGCTTTAACTGAATTTGAGATTGAAAACGGTTTTCCTTTTCAACGATTTTTTGATTGCAGATAAATATAGATGCGATCAAAGAAAACCacgaaatataaaacaattaggAAGTTAATGTGCTCGAGCTTCTCTCTTCTCGTATATTCTACTAGTTAAAGTTAGGAACATATTCCATTTGTCATTAATTACAGTCCATGCGACTTACAACTCGTTTATTACCCTAACAATAAAGGGAAAAGTAATGAAAAAGCCAATAAAACCTGGTATATTCCATTTCAATGTAGGTGCAATGTCATTGCTATTTTTGTACCTAATACCTCTTGTTTATGACTTATGAAATACATACTTGAATGCAGATAATTAGCGGACgtgttttaaagataaaagatacATAATTACTGCTCGGATCCACCCGTATTTACCATAACAAATCAAGGCAGAATGACGTATGTATGGCAGTAATTTGTtgggtattttgttttattattacttgtttatgtttttgaatgCACCTCTACAATGCCACTGACAAGCATGATAATTTACAGAATATACTTTAGTAATTATCCGCTgaagaaatttaaaagaaattcattttaatatttgtcaCTTTGTTTTAGTAGTGGTATTTAACTTCGTCTTGTCTTCATATTAGGTCATGTTTGCCGGAGTATTAGAAGATTTATTATGACATATGAAAGAATAAACAGGAAACACGAAGGAAAACATAACGTGAGAATGAGAACCGTCCAAATTGCTTGAAATATCGAGTAAAGAAGTATCGACTAGCGTGGTAGTCGGTAgaagtataaaaacattgtgAAAAGTTAGTAAACACTAAAATGTTCTCGGTTACGTAATTTATGTGATTGTTCAACTAATATGAATTGGTATCTCACGTATTCAAATATTAGGTTAGGTAGGTAagcttacttttatttttttgaagcgGGAAAATCAGCCGACTTCACCTGCCAcgagcgagagggagtgttagactcatactgcctaaaaaccaccccgttcctactcctgcttatcgaacCCCGGTAATCAGGTCTTCCACGGCTTCGTATCAGGCATTAACCCAGGTAAACTTACTTGACGATCCATCAAGAACATGAAATCCATCGGGCGGCCGACCTTAGATCCATTTCTCATGCTTATCTAACCCAAATGCCTATCGAGATGAAGCTGTTTAGATGTGATGTGAACAtatgtataagtaggtacctaccgaatACCATATGATTTACCCTGGTCGAGaatatcagtcagtcagtcagccaGTCACCTACAATGTTTGcaactaagtaaataataaaatgaatatctTATAAGCTTGCAACGTTTCTATTTGTCAATGTACCAAGAAATTCCCTATAAAGCTCGCTCTAAATTGACGCTTAATCATTACAGTCGTGAAATAAATAGGTTCCAGACTCGCCTAGACAGTCTGCAACCAGTTTCTCTGTCAGTGACATATTTGAGCACTCAGGGAGCGTTTAGTTGGCGTGTTGAtactaaatagttatttattctAGTACTTTGTGCGTTTAGTGTTGGTCGATGTAATTTAGTCACCGGCGCGTCGCCATTGATTAGCCTAATGGACTTATTGAATCACGATTTTATCGGTGGGTGGTTTGCAGGTTTAAGTTAAGTCTATTATTTGTGATTTAAATagatttctgttttatttttttaaaggagatgGTATTTAAAGTGTAATATCGGAGTTATTGCAATTTTTATGAAGGTTTGTTGTCATCTGCCATGTTATTATATAGTTACGTACTCTTAACTATACCTAATACATGACCTTATGTtcatacttacttatacttacttattacaGTATCTATTACTCTACACTACACTATCATATATTAGCATACCAGTAAGCAGGTAAGCAAATCACaattaaatataggtaggtagctTACCAAGTAACGAAAATACGATTCTCAACTGCGTAGCAagcaacttaatatttataggtacatataatccAAATTACTATGATTGATTTTAATGGGTAATACATATAGGTTTAAAAAAGTGAACAGAACGTGAATAGAAAAACGTGATGAGATCGTCTTGTCATGCGCCTTGATTACAATAATAGTCATTACGCAGTTCAATTGATTTGAtctcataaataaaatgaacgTCTTATGAAAACATTGAGGAAAAATACATATCATATTTCTATCTTAGagactaacttctgccagtggcttcgctcaCGTTACCCGCGATTTTAACCAGATCGGTGCAGCATTGCTTCACATTCGCATACGTTCggtaattttagattttagggtaacaaatatacatcattattattatctctGTCCCTATAACTCTATCTctatatctctatatataaaaatcaattacttttAGTTAGTCTCaccaaaactcgagaacggctagactgatttggaaaattttgttcttgaattatttatggaagACTAGAGatggtttaaaaggtgaaaaataCTGATTGAATACAGTACCGAAGTTTGCCGAGCTATCTAGTAGTTGATAGATGGtcccatttttaataataagtaagtaggaactttcaaagttaaattattaaattaagtacaaTAAAGGTTCACCTCTGTCTATCCTCATGGGGAAATAGATACCTAATATGTATGACgcttatgtaaatatgtatgagcagtcagtagatattatttatttataaatatgtaggtacctactgataCTCAGGTAGGTATCtacttagtacctacctacttatacgAATTAACTCAATCAAGTTTAGAAGATGCAAAAAATTTAATTGAGGACGAATAAATAAACGCTACGGATGcgtcattttaaattaaatcacatCAACATACGTATCTACATTAATTAGACTTTATgaacaataattttactaactaaaaattacggttatCTCACGTAAATCAATAGAgacaagctctactagtttcgagtcacagagggactcttcatcatgagcagcgtgcgcagacgcgacgacgtcgcgcagcccGTATCAGTAGGGTGCTCCAGTAGTTGTTCTCCAGTGATTTAATATTGCCACAACATAAGCTCACCCGCTATTACTAATAGTGGGTAACCTAGTACCTATTATGTGCAGCTCTGCCCATCCGGGCGTGGCATTTATGTTATGTCTAAAAACAGCAATTTAGTTAAAGAACTCACCTTTCCGATGATGTGCGAATGGTCTGTGTAGCTGACATCGATCTTCATTGTAACTCGGTTAttctgtaaaataattaactattagatttgttttaataaaaagaacattCCTCCAAACTTCCCAATAAATGACGACAGAAATGCTAAATGGTTGTCGTAGTTAAGTAACGGACTAGGAACTAAGTCAAAGTGAGAAGTAATTCATCTTCGCCATCATCATCAAGAGTCCTTATTATCCATCTCCCAACCATTTTAGTCCCATCTTGGACATATGCCTCCACGGCACGCCACGTAGTTCGAAagtcagctctacgcatccaactaCTGCCAGTCACCTTGTGGACATCGTCACTCCACAAGTAGCTGTAGGACGCCCTACAAAGCCCTACGTTTGCCTACACACGCTCCCCATTCTAGAACACTGGTATACTCCAGGAATTAATAGTTCTCCAAGACGTTACTAAATAATACACACGATACACGCATTATactatattaaactaaaaaaaagataaaattccCGAATAATAGTATAAGCACTTTACATACTAATACTGCTTAGCAATTAatcctaataattatttataacaaaaatcttactgaaagataataaagttttacGTACTTACCCTAGTGTCTAATAACTGAATTATTTTCTCTCGAGCCAGCTTCACATCATTAGGCCGGCCAGCGACTCTCACATGTGgatctaaacaaaatataacacttaaaaaaatcaatataaaccTCACCAAACATTTCAATGTAAACTTGTTCTCACCTACCAATTTCAAAAAGATCGATAAATTTATTATCACGTAATTTTCTAATAACATTATACACTAAATCGTCACTACATTCGTCAAAACTCATTGTtacttcattaaataaaatataaacaattaattgATTGCTAAATAAGTAATTTCATGTAACGGACGCGCGCGCAActgcattttaaaataatttttgaaagAGCGCCGGACTGGCGCCGGTTTGCTAGTCTATTTGGCGCCAGCCCGCCAAAATTACAAGAAATGGTACAGGTGTGTTCCGTttgactttaaatttaaaaaatatgcgtTCAGTTTTTCGGAAATTCTTCGATACTTTTGCTTGAAAAAGAAATGTTGTAATACCTTTTTTTGAACGCGCACCGATTTTAAGACGAGCGGGCCAATTTATTAAAGTATTCGTGTCAGTCATaacctgaaaaagaaaaaaaatatttaaaattttagggAGTTACTCGTAagttttgtaaaagtaaaaatatgctTAACAAAGATATTTGTCTTACCCGGTGGAAAAATGCTTGTGCTGTTTGTGATTCATCCAAATTATCTGTAAAAATGGAATGggttatgaaaaatgttttctatttttcttgttttttccAATTTACCTTCTAACTTACCAGCAAGCATTGCTTCCAAACGACGTCGGTCAACACGGAATCTCTCCTGGTACACATCTTCAGCACTGTTTAGCCCAAGAATCACGGCTAATTTCTGTAGGTCTTCTGCTGACGTCACAGAATTACTCGTTCCACTTTCGGAAGCCTATAACGGTTATTTGCGAAGGGGTTGAAAgacaaaaatagtaaattataattattcagtcagtcagtgagtaaACTAAGGGGGACTTTATTTGATGTGTCCCAATAATATTGCTTTGATAAATACGTAGTGTTTAAGGGCATGGCAAAAATTAGGATCTTCAAGATGGCGGAGatgttattacaatataatattatggaaatatgaaattaataccaattttataaaattaaaaaataacttacttcACTCAACGTATCTTTGTCTGAATGTTTGAATTCCGATAAATGCGTTTTCACCGTTAAAAAGTTGGTTGTAGCCATAGTTATTTGTGcaacagatatttatttaaaaaagtatatttgcAGTCaattagaatataaatatatataaattaatgaattaataaaatgaattgtctaattaacataattattgcaaacttataaaatattaacggCGCGGCAGTGTGGTACCGGATCACGTACTGCTTGAAGAGAACCTAGGGGAAACCGGGTAAATTCATCAAAAATGTGGGTGGAACAATACCAAGGTGTCAGAATTACCCTCAATATTTGCATGTATTGTCTATTactttttctattataaattaaatagactaTGATATAAATAGACTTAAAGGTACTaagattttacaaaaaatatataaaaagagttcatgataattgtaattaagtttATACGCGCAGTAAACATACATCGTTTGCGACACGGAGGCCCGTCTTGAAACAACCAATAAGAATTCCTCCCGCCGCCGCACACTGGCGTCAAGACGGCGCCAACTCGATAATTTCTccgctaattttatttttgcacaTAGTAAAAAAACCCAGTCAGGTATTGCAATTCgcaattttcttttacttatttGCAGGCTGTCTTTTTACCACaagctattttatttacaattattcagtttacaatttcaaataatgaGGTTTCATAGTAGAGATAACAAGAcaacatttgaataaatattatttattatgagtaCATACTCATAGTTATAATTGAAAGATTCCAAGTTATGCAATTAATAACTCATATTACTACATTTAATGGTTTTGATTGCAAAATAGGGAAATAAATCAagaattaatatattatagcaGTGAATGAATGAAAGCATTATGAAACGGAACGTTCCATAACATTATTTTGAGCGCTAACCGCGTGAGGTCGCGTCAGTCGGGTTTCTGCGCTTGCCGGTGTTGGGTGTGCGTCCTCCTCGACTCTTATATTCGTGTCATAGTTAATTTAAATCtggtatttataaattaaaatagtcttacctgtatttaaaattattttaggaCGTAGTGTATTCTATAATAAGTGTGTTCATTTTACGTAAAGTGTGTTTATTCCCGATTTATTGTagtgtttaaaaataagacgGTGAGTATCAAattgttaatttcttttatgTAACTGTCCACCCTACTctctaaataaaacttttactgTAATTCGTTGAAGCGAAGAATACAAAATAGCCGTTGTATCCTTCTGAGACGAACAGCTGTTCGCTAGCCAAGCGGCCCAACAACTCGACACCGGAGTCGGCATATTGttacaacatttaatttatttaacttggACACGTTTTCAAAATATGTCAAAACCtagtacattaaaaatattacaagtatGTTGACACATAGCCGTGAATTTAAACTAagctcattatttttatttatgtcggtgatggtaacataataatcgatatcaactCGGATTTCGCCGCGTTCCCGTCAACATAACCTTACAAAGTGCTTTCAAAATATTGTAGCTCCCACAGTTATGTTACTTTTCATTTTTCATCAACTAGACACTagaatacaattttgaaattaataaaatagcgTAGTATAGTTAGTAGGCATCTGTTTTAAAAAagtcacaataataataaatggttaATACTCTCGGCCGACAAATGACAttcttccatttttttttacacagtcgattaggtacctatttaattcaTTAATGTTCTTCATTTCCACCAacctaaatgtattttaattttacacttaAAATCTGAATTCGCAAgtcgcaacgaaataaaattagatgGTACCTACATAAAGTAGCGTATTTTGCCGGTGCACGGCGGAGTAATCGTATGCTTACAAAGTTTACACAAATGCAAAACATCGAAGTGACAAATATATTGATGCTGTCAAAAGTAATTTTAGAGATGCAAACTTTCTTTGGCCCTTTTAGAGATGTAATGTTgccaatatttttttgagaattaaactttaaatttaattccacACACGGAACACAGTCTAAATACTCGTAAGTAATCTATGatcatgaataaaataataaaaaaaaactcgtaaaTATAAAGACATATAGACcgtaatttttaattaccttGGTGCATTTGTATTGTAACGAATTTGTAGATCCAGCTTTACAAATTACCTAGTAACTAACTATAAATACTGACAAAAAGGAGTGTAATGTTTTcgaaaataacatattattcaAATAACTCGTAGTCTTATAAGTGTTGTCATGTTTCTATACAGTTCAGGAAATAATCAATAGCAAAGTGTTCAATAGTTTCCCTTTTGTAATATGTGTAACTATAGACCAAAGATGTAATATTGTAGGTAATGTCGGTAATGTTTCCACTCTAATGTATTCTAGGAAGCTATACGGGTAGGTGACAGTGACaggtaacaatttattatttgcatCCGATTAGCATTAGCCTTTTTCATTCAGACATTGTTTGAAACTAggtattttactatttatttgcaCATTGATTTTATTAACCACGTGTTTTTTTACGAAACATGGTACCTATGCCAAAAAATTACCTACCTATACGACTTTAGGTAAAAACGTAGAAAACTCATTTGACGAAAAACGCCATCCGTTAGCGAGTTAGATACATATGTTTTTAATGGTagttatctaattaattaatttgttacaagATGTTTAACGAGACCATCTCGACATAAGATGCTAGTTGCATCCTGTTATTATACAGATTTTTTGCCGTAGGTATAAAACTTTAAGACCAAGTGCATTGTTACACCTATCGGTAATAACCTACTAGGTAGTTACTAGTTACCACTTTTATTTCCGCACGGAACGCAATGCATCGTGACTTATTTATGCAAATAAGTGCTTTACTAAGAAAACTGTAAATGATACTCGCAGCTTTTTGACCTTCACATGCGTACATttgttatgtaggtactaagCCAATATCAAAATCCAAACGCTGGTATTACCTGCGTAGTGTTTCTTCAATGCCGTGTCTGTGGCCGTGTTCTTAAATCAAACGATATAAGAGCGGAAAGACAACATAACGGAAGGACATGAGGAAGTGGTTTGCCAGAGATAAGAagcaatttgtttatttttttctagcgACCGAGCATTGACAATAGGCAAGCGGTTTGCAAAAAGTTCACGTTAACTGTCGCGGTCTCCTTTTAAAAGATATTTGCTTTGAGCGATCGATAAATGTCTTATTGCATTCCTAGGATggattttgttagttttatttataaacctttAAATTGATGGCTAGTCTACTAAGCAAACAGAAATAGTTAGTTAATCACGAGTATAATATCTAAACACGTGTTCATGATAATGCTAATTGTTTAATCGAGTAGTATAAACTAAGTCGATTTTAAACTGCGTGTAAGATGATAATCTCATAACCACGATGGGTTCGACCTTGAACGTTTCAAAATAGATTTACACGAATCAGATTCGCGTTAGTTTCAGTCGTTAGTTATCACGTTCCAAGTTCTAGGGTAGCAAAAACGGGACACAATAAATTAGTCTAGCCATGATTTCGTGGTAAGTTCCATGACCTTTCACCAAACAATTTTCTGGTTCGATGATATGGTTGTTTTGGCCGGGTTAATGACACTAAGCTGGGCAAATTACATAGATGCCTATAGTTAATGAATATTGGCAAAAAGTGTAGGAAATTATCAATTGACTAGGCTTCCACCGTAATTTAACATGCGAAAATCAATTAAGTTTCATAGTTCTGCTCTAAACAGCAGGAAAAGGATCTATAGTTTAAAATCCTTGACACTAAAGCGAAGATAATGTTACacagaaatgtaataaaatgaagtATTGCTTTATGACAGACTTAGTACGAAAGCAACAGCAATAAAACACGGACCCTTAGAAATGACTTTATTACACTAAATTCAGTTCAACAACCTTGTCAAGTTAATCTTGAGTAATTTCTGTTCCTCGTGCCATTTTTGGTacctgtaaagaaaaaaaaggtaagAAA
This sequence is a window from Spodoptera frugiperda isolate SF20-4 chromosome 5, AGI-APGP_CSIRO_Sfru_2.0, whole genome shotgun sequence. Protein-coding genes within it:
- the LOC118271603 gene encoding protein bicaudal C homolog 1 is translated as MATTNFLTVKTHLSEFKHSDKDTLSEASESGTSNSVTSAEDLQKLAVILGLNSAEDVYQERFRVDRRRLEAMLADNLDESQTAQAFFHRVMTDTNTLINWPARLKIGARSKKDPHVRVAGRPNDVKLAREKIIQLLDTRNNRVTMKIDVSYTDHSHIIGKGGLTIKRVMEETGCHIHFPDSNRTSTVEKSNQVSIAGDMERVERARARVRALTPLVFCFELPIVPSSQPLPDITSPYVQNIQDQYNVQVMLRNRPKLHANLLVVKGVQWEVQATMEATNLLMNYMCGPLASQTQVQMSLEISPMHHGVVVGRGAEQLKVIMKGTNTQIMFPDADDPNIPVIKKSCVTITGNIKDVYAARQQLVGSLPLVVIFDVSDEACRIESELANKLMHKYNVYINIRRKPKQGITSVVVKGIERCAGDIYEARRELLGDKEPVITAEIPESYNIPSISANNLPNFGVFNPFSPTHGANMTNSPCSPFNLPLSELANFASLSPMFGHNPPTPGGYPSPLSPVALTPPVYPNSWMVPSPQPRSGQFHYPNLMPNPNAVMYKNQGGSWNPMTNGADIVGLPQQMMMQTPYQQMPADNRPTTLSQILNSSSQASSGYQSNFTGSSVSLDTQNISGGGDGSNVVSPSVSPISKGHSSHSPAPSTDAERSQQELANIISDLPISDRRAVGCEKKTLEALNKLSPLTEYRKMKAEASKAMRENVGSGYRVPNQRWSGYYFSHTSPGPINLTDVNNNEVVTPEKGWNRSELVRPNIVEPTVVSPPQAAAQTPPSAPCRYQQLSALLRDVGLHKYIDLFKKHELDMSTFTSLNEADLVEIGVTAFGARRKMLLLIADLKANKGNYQSSAGGERKMVGSPSQFATLAQDKW